The stretch of DNA ATATGTGACTTTATCATATCTTTTAATACTTCTAGAATATCTATTTCATCATCAATAATAGCAATGGCTTTGTTTTTAAATTCTTCAATCATAACAAACCTTTCTTAATTTTAGCTCCGTGTAATATGAATTAATTTATTTGAAATGTTATCTATAGGTTCAATAAAGTCGGCCGCATTTAACTTTATCGCTTCTTTTGGCATTCCAAAAACAACACATGTTGCTTCATTTTGAGCTATTGTTTTTGATCCTGAATCTTTTAATTGCTTAAGCCCTATAGCTCCATCACTACCCATTCCAGTTAAAATTACTCCAATTGTTTTTTTTAATTTTAATTGTGCCACTGAATTAAAAAGAACATCAACTGAAGGCCTATGGCCATTTATTGTATTTGTTTCTGTAATTTCAATTTGAAGGTTTTGATTATTTTTCTTCACAATCATATGTTTGTTACCGGGTGCAATATAGACATTATTTTTTTCTATTATATCCCCATTTTTTGCTTCCCTAACCTCAAAAGGACAAAGTTTATTTAATCTATCTGCAAGTGCTTTTGAAAAAACTTCCGGTATATGTTGCACAATTAAAATTGGGGGAATTTGTGATGGAAGCTCTTCTAAAATATGTTTTAATGCCTCAGTTCCCCCAGTTGATGATCCAATAGCGATTAAATAATCACCATCCATTGTATTTTGCTCTATTCTACTTTTAATTACAGGAGCTTTAAATGAAGGAATTTTAGCATTTTTACTATGGATAATCTTATCTATTAATACTTTACTTTCATCTTCTAGTTGACGAAAATCTGGTTTTTGAAAAAAATCGAAAGCACCAAGTTCTAATGCTTCCATTACTAATGATCCTTCTTCCATATTTAGTGCACTAACAACTATCGTTGGAATTTTATATTTTGGTAAAATTAATTTTAAAATATCAATACCGCTTAAAAAAGGCATATTTATATCTAAAGTAATTACGTCTGGATTAAGAATTTTAATTTGATCTTCTAATGTTCTTGGATCTTCTACTTCACCGACAACTTGTATTTGTTTATTTTTTGATAAAATATTTTTAAGCTGCATCCGGATGGTTTTAGAATCATCAACGATTAATACTTTTATAATTTCATTATTTATACTATGCGAATAATTTATTGTTGTTTCGTTTTTAGAAACTGATTTTGTTTTTTTAAAGTCATTATAAATAGTTTCTAATTTAAAGCATATTTCTTCGCTTGATTCATCTATATTTTTTAAGTCAGGTTTTTCAACATAATCAGAAGCTCCTAAGCTTAAAGCTTCTTTTGCAATGGTTGTACCATCACGCTCTATGGAACTGACAATGAGAACGGGGGGGTGTCTGTCTTTACGAAAATCTGCTTTTAAATATTCAATCCCTGTTTCTTCAGGCATATGAATATCAAGAG from Silvanigrella paludirubra encodes:
- the cheB gene encoding chemotaxis-specific protein-glutamate methyltransferase CheB; the encoded protein is MNSEWYSLIQKICHIANEETGNQLSEKNFSMVESRLNKRFTTLGISSPSEYLKHLNANFESEKKAIISLLTTHHSYFFREYFHFEDIEKKYLNQIINEKRNKTIRIWSSASSQGQEAYSLSMFFNKLKKENKIKDFDYKIIGTDVDHESVRYAQNGVYFYRDISQVPMSYVHGNWVRGLASIRDFVKPKKHIKDPVSFEEANLLKLSNKFINDKFDIIFCRNVLIYFNQQQVSEIINSLLSRLEPNGLLVLGISESILGLNLPVKLLSNSIYCHKNYSPKEKVTFEEVKPIEKSLINVLCVDDSPTILVLLKKVLTKEKGFQVIATASNTREAREKLKTNKVDIITLDIHMPEETGIEYLKADFRKDRHPPVLIVSSIERDGTTIAKEALSLGASDYVEKPDLKNIDESSEEICFKLETIYNDFKKTKSVSKNETTINYSHSINNEIIKVLIVDDSKTIRMQLKNILSKNKQIQVVGEVEDPRTLEDQIKILNPDVITLDINMPFLSGIDILKLILPKYKIPTIVVSALNMEEGSLVMEALELGAFDFFQKPDFRQLEDESKVLIDKIIHSKNAKIPSFKAPVIKSRIEQNTMDGDYLIAIGSSTGGTEALKHILEELPSQIPPILIVQHIPEVFSKALADRLNKLCPFEVREAKNGDIIEKNNVYIAPGNKHMIVKKNNQNLQIEITETNTINGHRPSVDVLFNSVAQLKLKKTIGVILTGMGSDGAIGLKQLKDSGSKTIAQNEATCVVFGMPKEAIKLNAADFIEPIDNISNKLIHITRS